A DNA window from Ancylothrix sp. D3o contains the following coding sequences:
- a CDS encoding MFS transporter — MFQITKIITEVSTGQLWLAELLSGERIGTAETAARTFSGPEFLVALLSGVVLAFAFQLLFTNLSVAAGITYLGRKGDDNDKDKDDDSDFGSTIRKVSNGVGIWTVVSVSVAIFFASLLAVKLSLVSSPWLGAILGLVIWGTYFCLLVWVSSTTVGSLVGSVVNSATAGFQALLGTATAALGAKAASNQVVSTAKDAAAAVRRELTAGFDPNSLRDNVEDYLSGIKPPDLDLQKIRTQFENLLNDPQLKEVVSSGGIANIDRQTFVDLVSARSDLSKRDINRIVDQLEKAWKQVGSQLQQPADNLSALVNYLKSANPSDLLSDQLGSRVDTVVNELKKRGQSQNPTMMSQAGTLALNTLMGVVLGRTDLSDLDAQTVINKLKEATDQVTTKVDQATTAVTQPIRPYSTIRADVDNYLLNTHSWQMNTTTVAPDFRDVLYDPDADPGTIRREVEQLNRPYFVEKLASRGLFTQAKIKELADTMEAVRREILYVVSAAEEEEKAVQLRDKVEDYIRFTPKENLTSGAIEQNFRPILQDPHISFEQLQNRLRPFDRPTLLQILSTRQDLTANETNSILLNLEHSRDLVLNESQELQEQANTQLVAVRQKLESYLRSTGKTELSPEGIKRDLQTLFNDPQAGMWALRARFSNFDRDTLVQLLAQRPDLSQEEANQIIDRIESNWNSVVYAPQAVADKAKEQYDKVTSAITDYLRSTGKEELNPEGIRRDLTKLLTDPKTGALSLRDRLSHVDRDTLVKLLSQRQDISETQVNEIIDSVQDTIANLIRAPRRVAKRVQQQVRDFPSTLYDYLRNTGKDELNPEAIKRDLQLLLHDPSVGAHSLGERLSHFDRSTFVALLSQRPDISEQEANRIADQIFAVRDSIVMQIQKIQDRVKSVIDGILARIRDYLNSLDRPELNYDGIRRDVRKLFYDPQAGFDALRDRLSHFNRDTLVAIMSSREDISEADANRIIDQIDGARTNVLQRAESLQMEAQRRLEELKLQAQKSAEETRKAAESASWWLFFTALVSAIAGAGAGFLAVL; from the coding sequence ATGTTTCAAATTACAAAAATAATCACAGAAGTGTCAACGGGGCAACTCTGGCTTGCCGAATTATTGTCAGGAGAGCGGATAGGCACCGCCGAAACAGCAGCACGCACCTTTTCGGGGCCAGAATTTTTAGTGGCATTGCTATCAGGAGTCGTTCTAGCTTTTGCCTTTCAACTATTATTCACAAACCTCTCTGTCGCCGCCGGCATCACCTACTTAGGACGTAAAGGAGACGACAACGACAAAGACAAAGATGATGACAGCGACTTTGGTTCAACGATCCGCAAAGTCAGCAACGGCGTAGGAATTTGGACAGTAGTCAGCGTCAGCGTAGCCATCTTCTTTGCCAGTTTGCTCGCCGTTAAACTCAGCTTAGTTTCCAGTCCTTGGCTGGGAGCAATCCTCGGCTTAGTCATCTGGGGAACCTACTTTTGCCTGCTCGTCTGGGTAAGTTCCACCACCGTCGGCTCGCTCGTTGGTTCCGTCGTCAATAGCGCCACCGCCGGCTTTCAAGCCCTTTTGGGAACCGCCACAGCCGCCCTTGGAGCCAAAGCAGCCAGTAACCAAGTAGTCTCCACCGCCAAAGACGCCGCCGCCGCAGTGCGCCGCGAACTCACCGCCGGTTTTGACCCCAACAGCCTGCGCGACAACGTAGAAGACTACCTCTCAGGTATCAAACCACCGGATCTTGACCTGCAAAAAATTCGCACTCAATTTGAAAACCTGCTCAACGATCCACAACTCAAAGAAGTTGTCAGCAGCGGCGGAATCGCAAACATCGACCGGCAAACCTTTGTCGATTTAGTTAGCGCACGCAGCGACCTTTCCAAACGCGATATCAACCGCATTGTAGACCAACTCGAAAAAGCCTGGAAACAAGTCGGCAGCCAACTACAACAGCCCGCAGACAACCTTTCCGCCCTCGTTAACTACCTCAAATCTGCCAATCCCAGCGACCTGCTTTCCGACCAACTTGGCAGCCGTGTTGATACAGTAGTAAACGAACTCAAAAAACGTGGCCAAAGCCAAAACCCCACAATGATGAGCCAAGCCGGCACCCTGGCTTTAAACACATTAATGGGAGTCGTTTTAGGCCGTACCGACTTATCAGACTTAGACGCCCAAACCGTCATCAATAAACTCAAAGAAGCCACTGATCAAGTCACAACAAAAGTAGATCAAGCCACCACTGCTGTCACCCAACCCATCCGCCCCTACAGCACAATTCGCGCCGACGTTGATAACTATCTGCTAAACACCCATTCTTGGCAGATGAACACCACCACCGTAGCGCCAGATTTCAGGGATGTATTATACGACCCAGACGCAGATCCAGGCACAATCCGCCGCGAAGTTGAACAACTCAACCGGCCTTATTTTGTCGAAAAACTCGCCAGTCGTGGATTGTTTACCCAAGCAAAAATCAAAGAACTGGCAGACACAATGGAAGCCGTGCGCCGCGAAATTTTATACGTCGTGAGTGCAGCCGAAGAAGAAGAAAAAGCCGTACAACTTCGGGATAAAGTCGAAGATTATATCCGCTTTACTCCCAAAGAAAATTTAACTAGCGGTGCCATTGAGCAAAACTTCAGACCGATTTTGCAAGATCCACATATCAGCTTTGAACAATTGCAAAATCGCCTCCGACCATTTGACCGGCCCACCCTGCTGCAAATTCTTTCTACTCGCCAAGATTTGACAGCAAATGAAACTAATTCCATCCTACTCAACCTAGAACATTCCCGCGATCTTGTCTTGAACGAGTCGCAAGAATTACAGGAACAAGCCAACACCCAACTCGTTGCCGTGCGGCAAAAACTTGAATCTTACCTGCGGAGCACCGGCAAAACCGAACTCAGCCCCGAAGGCATCAAGCGCGATTTACAAACCTTGTTCAACGACCCCCAAGCAGGGATGTGGGCATTGCGGGCACGATTTTCTAACTTTGACCGCGATACACTTGTCCAATTGCTGGCCCAGCGTCCAGACTTGAGCCAAGAAGAAGCAAATCAAATTATTGACCGCATCGAATCAAACTGGAATAGCGTAGTTTATGCCCCGCAAGCAGTAGCAGATAAAGCCAAAGAACAGTATGACAAAGTAACATCTGCCATTACAGATTATTTGCGGAGTACCGGCAAAGAGGAACTCAACCCGGAAGGCATCCGCCGCGATTTAACAAAACTGCTCACCGATCCAAAAACCGGTGCTTTATCACTGCGAGATCGTCTGTCTCACGTTGACCGCGATACCCTGGTAAAATTGCTTTCTCAACGGCAAGATATCAGCGAAACCCAAGTCAATGAAATTATCGACTCGGTGCAAGATACCATCGCTAATCTTATTCGTGCCCCGCGCCGTGTTGCCAAACGAGTACAGCAACAAGTCCGCGATTTCCCAAGTACCCTTTACGATTATTTGCGGAACACCGGCAAGGATGAATTAAACCCCGAAGCCATCAAACGCGATTTGCAATTGTTGCTTCACGATCCCTCGGTGGGTGCTCACTCTTTGGGCGAACGTTTATCACATTTTGACCGTTCAACCTTCGTGGCGCTATTGTCGCAACGCCCCGATATTTCCGAACAAGAAGCAAACCGCATCGCCGATCAAATTTTTGCAGTGCGCGATTCGATAGTGATGCAAATTCAAAAAATCCAAGACCGTGTTAAATCAGTAATTGATGGAATTTTGGCACGAATTCGGGATTATTTGAACTCGTTGGATCGCCCAGAATTAAATTATGACGGCATTCGCCGCGATGTGCGGAAGTTGTTTTACGATCCACAAGCTGGTTTTGATGCCTTGCGAGATCGTCTGTCTCATTTCAATCGGGATACTTTGGTGGCAATTATGAGTTCCCGCGAGGATATTTCCGAAGCGGATGCTAACCGAATTATCGATCAAATTGATGGGGCGCGGACGAATGTTCTCCAACGGGCTGAAAGTTTGCAAATGGAAGCCCAGCGACGTTTGGAAGAATTAAAGCTGCAAGCTCAAAAGTCTGCTGAAGAAACTCGCAAGGCGGCTGAGTCTGCCTCTTGGTGGTTGTTCTTTACGGCTTTGGTGTCGGCAATTGCCGGTGCCGGTGCCGGTTTTCTGGCGGTGCTCTAA
- a CDS encoding DUF2294 domain-containing protein, translating to MPDDSTLTRGQLERALSQRILALYRHQLGHKPGKVDCQICDDKISIVLEDSITKPEQLLAENGQEELAKQVRSELNDMIQVQLKELLEELLNIPVLDLLTNAKIDTGRTGTIAVLERAPQFRERPSGSPAKREPS from the coding sequence ATGCCAGACGATTCAACTCTTACTCGCGGCCAACTTGAGCGGGCTCTCTCGCAGCGTATCCTGGCTTTGTACCGCCACCAATTAGGACATAAGCCTGGGAAAGTTGACTGCCAAATTTGTGATGATAAAATTTCAATTGTTTTGGAGGATTCAATTACAAAACCTGAGCAATTGTTAGCAGAAAATGGTCAGGAAGAATTAGCTAAGCAAGTCCGCTCCGAGTTAAATGATATGATTCAAGTCCAACTTAAAGAACTTTTGGAGGAATTGTTAAATATTCCTGTACTAGATTTGCTCACTAACGCTAAGATAGACACCGGTCGCACCGGCACCATTGCGGTGTTAGAAAGAGCCCCTCAGTTTCGGGAACGTCCTTCAGGCTCTCCAGCTAAAAGAGAACCCTCCTGA
- a CDS encoding response regulator — MNCTHPTMAFDPRLKIGLEFVGRTPLVLAVDDDEDNLYLMAQFLDLFGCESLLAADGLTALFLAQNHQPDLILSDILLPDIHGLELIGRLRNNPTTLKIPVVAVTALAQQEDRQRILQAGCAGYLSKPYLLEDLEAVVNAQLSFRRVLF; from the coding sequence ATGAATTGCACTCACCCGACTATGGCGTTCGACCCCCGTTTGAAGATCGGCCTCGAATTTGTTGGCAGAACCCCGTTAGTTTTGGCGGTGGATGACGACGAAGACAACTTGTACCTCATGGCTCAATTTTTAGATTTGTTTGGCTGTGAATCACTCTTAGCAGCAGACGGTCTAACGGCGCTTTTTTTGGCCCAAAACCACCAACCAGACTTAATTTTGTCCGATATTCTCTTACCCGATATTCACGGATTAGAGTTGATAGGTCGGCTCAGAAACAACCCAACTACCCTGAAAATTCCAGTGGTAGCAGTCACCGCACTAGCACAACAAGAAGACCGGCAGCGAATACTACAAGCCGGTTGCGCTGGCTATCTAAGCAAGCCCTATCTATTAGAAGACCTTGAAGCAGTTGTAAATGCCCAGTTAAGTTTCAGGAGGGTTCTCTTTTAG
- a CDS encoding Dps family protein, with translation MTFNSWENLPAFSEINLGIGSEKRQEVAAGLSRVLADSYTLYLKTYNFCWNVRGPLFIVLHQLFEQQHAQLGDALQKIAERIRTLGFPTPATFAEFSSLSVIQETEGILSAEKMICSLIEGHETLVRTVRSVLRLAQQADDQVTALMLIQQMQIYEKNAWILRTLLEG, from the coding sequence ATGACGTTTAACTCTTGGGAGAATTTGCCCGCATTTTCGGAAATAAATTTAGGAATTGGATCAGAAAAACGGCAAGAAGTCGCGGCTGGACTCTCTAGGGTTTTAGCAGATAGTTATACGCTTTACCTGAAGACTTATAACTTTTGCTGGAATGTGAGAGGGCCATTGTTTATTGTGCTGCATCAGTTGTTTGAGCAACAGCACGCACAACTGGGAGATGCTCTGCAAAAAATTGCCGAGCGCATCCGCACGTTAGGATTTCCAACACCGGCTACTTTTGCTGAATTTTCGAGCTTGAGTGTAATTCAAGAAACTGAGGGGATACTGTCAGCAGAAAAAATGATTTGCTCCTTAATAGAAGGGCATGAGACTTTGGTACGCACAGTGCGCTCGGTGTTGCGTTTGGCACAGCAAGCTGATGATCAAGTGACCGCGCTTATGTTAATTCAGCAAATGCAAATATATGAAAAAAATGCTTGGATTTTGCGAACTTTGTTAGAAGGTTAA
- a CDS encoding DUF2231 domain-containing protein — METTERNTTPYPNIPPVIETHNSEYHDTGIPSSVNIAGHPLHPAIVLFPIAFLVGAFGTDVGYWLTKDPFWARASIWLIGSGFVAGIAAAITGFLDFFKVKRVRQRSAGWLHMGGNVAVMVLSLISWIMRLDNTAGFIVPWGLGISLVVATLLGITGWFGGELSFRHKVGVIGTSSHYDS; from the coding sequence ATGGAAACAACCGAACGCAACACTACACCTTACCCAAATATTCCGCCGGTGATTGAAACCCATAACAGTGAATATCACGACACCGGCATTCCCAGTAGCGTTAACATTGCCGGTCATCCGCTGCACCCAGCAATTGTACTTTTTCCGATTGCTTTTTTAGTGGGCGCCTTTGGCACGGATGTCGGCTATTGGTTAACCAAAGATCCTTTCTGGGCAAGAGCTTCGATTTGGTTGATTGGTAGCGGTTTTGTGGCCGGTATTGCAGCGGCTATCACCGGCTTTCTGGACTTTTTTAAAGTTAAACGAGTGCGCCAACGTAGCGCCGGCTGGCTTCACATGGGGGGTAATGTTGCGGTGATGGTTTTGTCCCTAATTAGCTGGATTATGCGCCTGGATAACACCGCTGGTTTTATTGTGCCTTGGGGTTTAGGCATTTCTTTAGTGGTGGCAACTTTGTTGGGAATTACCGGCTGGTTTGGTGGCGAGTTAAGTTTCCGTCACAAAGTCGGTGTGATTGGCACCAGCAGCCACTATGATTCTTAG
- a CDS encoding DUF3891 family protein has protein sequence MIVNLIETGWEIIYHRAHALLAAQIAGEWNRENSPPRLYETVAAISHHDDLEKEWEGNHLTSAGAPLDFTLQTDFDLPKMKNFTQNARYRGRWVALLISMHMSFINEVQRGEFPELDEFLDEQLENQKKWREELGITKEEGARYYAFFRWCDRLSLILCQRKLPDRERSLEITTWPDGIRYEVMQRQDQTVTVTPWPFEKKEFTLNVEASNLEQIKFESSNELTEALLTAPIQVLEWNFVK, from the coding sequence ATGATTGTTAATTTGATAGAGACGGGCTGGGAAATTATTTACCATCGCGCTCATGCTTTGCTGGCTGCTCAAATAGCCGGTGAGTGGAACAGAGAAAATTCTCCGCCTCGTTTATATGAAACTGTGGCGGCTATTTCTCATCACGATGATTTGGAGAAGGAATGGGAAGGAAATCATTTAACTTCTGCCGGTGCTCCTTTAGATTTTACTTTGCAGACAGACTTTGATCTTCCGAAGATGAAAAACTTTACCCAAAATGCTCGCTATCGGGGCCGGTGGGTGGCTTTGTTGATTTCGATGCACATGAGTTTTATTAATGAAGTCCAACGCGGAGAATTCCCGGAGCTTGATGAGTTTCTTGATGAGCAATTAGAAAATCAAAAAAAATGGCGCGAAGAGTTAGGAATTACGAAAGAGGAAGGGGCTCGATATTATGCGTTTTTTCGCTGGTGTGACCGGCTTTCTTTAATTCTCTGTCAGCGCAAATTACCGGATCGTGAGCGTTCTTTGGAAATTACAACTTGGCCCGATGGCATACGCTATGAAGTGATGCAGCGTCAAGATCAGACGGTGACGGTAACACCTTGGCCTTTTGAAAAAAAAGAGTTTACGCTGAATGTAGAAGCGTCTAATCTTGAGCAAATTAAGTTTGAAAGTAGCAATGAACTCACGGAAGCTTTGCTAACGGCACCAATCCAGGTTTTAGAATGGAATTTTGTTAAGTGA
- a CDS encoding S-(hydroxymethyl)glutathione dehydrogenase/class III alcohol dehydrogenase, with product MDVKAAVAWEAGKPLSLETVNLEGPKAGEVLVEIKATGICHTDAYTLSGADPEGLFPAILGHEGAGIVVEVGEGVKSVKVGDHVIPLYTPECRQCKFCLSRKTNLCQAIRETQGRGVMPDGRSRFSIDGQMIHHYMGTSTFANYTVLPEIAVAKIREDAPFEKVCYIGCGVTTGIGAVIYTAKVEPGSNVVVFGLGGIGLNVIQGAKMVGADKIIGVDINPSKKALAEKFGMTHFVNPHELNRDLVPYLVELTGGGADYSFECVGNVNLMRQALECCHKGWGVSVIIGVAAAGQEISTRPFQLVTGRVWKGSAFGGARGRTDVPKIVDWYMDGKINIDDLITHVLPVDKINEGFDLMKRGDSIRTVVTF from the coding sequence ATGGATGTGAAAGCAGCAGTTGCTTGGGAAGCCGGTAAACCTTTAAGTCTTGAAACTGTTAATCTGGAAGGGCCAAAAGCCGGGGAAGTTTTGGTGGAAATTAAAGCCACCGGCATTTGTCATACGGATGCTTATACACTTTCTGGGGCTGATCCAGAGGGGTTATTTCCGGCGATTTTAGGCCACGAAGGTGCGGGAATTGTTGTGGAAGTTGGGGAGGGGGTGAAGAGTGTTAAAGTGGGCGATCATGTGATCCCTCTTTATACGCCAGAATGCCGGCAATGTAAGTTTTGTTTAAGCAGAAAAACGAATCTTTGTCAAGCAATTCGAGAAACTCAAGGACGCGGAGTAATGCCGGATGGAAGAAGCCGGTTTTCAATTGATGGGCAAATGATTCATCATTATATGGGTACTTCTACGTTTGCAAATTATACGGTTTTGCCGGAAATTGCAGTGGCAAAAATTCGTGAAGATGCACCGTTTGAGAAGGTTTGTTATATCGGTTGTGGGGTGACAACGGGTATCGGTGCGGTGATTTATACGGCAAAAGTTGAGCCTGGATCTAATGTGGTTGTGTTTGGTTTGGGGGGGATTGGTTTAAATGTGATTCAAGGGGCAAAAATGGTGGGGGCTGATAAGATTATAGGTGTGGATATTAATCCGTCTAAAAAGGCTTTGGCGGAAAAGTTTGGGATGACTCATTTTGTGAATCCGCATGAGTTAAATCGAGATTTGGTGCCGTATTTAGTGGAGTTGACGGGGGGTGGGGCAGATTATAGTTTTGAGTGTGTTGGAAATGTGAATTTGATGCGTCAGGCGTTGGAATGTTGCCATAAAGGTTGGGGGGTTAGTGTGATTATTGGGGTGGCGGCGGCGGGCCAAGAAATTAGCACTCGTCCGTTTCAATTGGTAACGGGAAGAGTTTGGAAGGGTTCGGCTTTTGGGGGTGCCAGAGGACGGACGGATGTGCCGAAGATTGTGGATTGGTATATGGATGGTAAGATTAATATTGATGATTTGATTACTCATGTTTTGCCGGTGGATAAGATTAATGAGGGGTTTGATTTGATGAAGCGGGGGGATTCTATTCGGACGGTTGTTACTTTTTAG
- the fghA gene encoding S-formylglutathione hydrolase has product MVNVMSGLVNLVSESLCFGGKVGFYSHLSSCCGCEMRFGVFVPPQAQEKRVPVLYFLSGLTSTEENFLMKSGVQKYAAEYGLMIVAPDTSPRNTGTPGEDDDWNLGTGAGFYVDATAEPWNKHYQMYSYVVKELPGVIAENFPAQTEKQGIFGHSMGGHGALICALRNPNQYKSVSAFAPIASPIASEWGQKIFGSYLGVNQEAWREYDASELVLSHRYPGTILIDQGTKDDYLAQLLPQKFEEACKKAGQSLTLRMQKGYNHSYYFVATFIEDHIRHHAGILGS; this is encoded by the coding sequence ATGGTGAATGTTATGTCTGGGTTGGTAAATTTAGTTAGTGAAAGTTTGTGTTTTGGTGGGAAGGTTGGTTTTTATAGCCATCTCTCTTCCTGTTGTGGTTGTGAGATGCGGTTTGGGGTTTTTGTTCCTCCCCAGGCTCAGGAAAAACGGGTGCCGGTGCTTTATTTTTTGTCGGGTTTGACTTCGACGGAAGAAAATTTTTTGATGAAGTCTGGGGTGCAAAAATATGCGGCTGAATATGGTTTGATGATTGTTGCACCGGATACGAGTCCTCGTAATACGGGTACGCCTGGTGAGGATGATGATTGGAATTTGGGAACGGGTGCCGGTTTTTATGTTGATGCGACGGCGGAACCTTGGAATAAACATTATCAAATGTACAGTTATGTGGTAAAAGAGTTGCCTGGGGTTATTGCGGAGAATTTCCCAGCCCAAACAGAAAAGCAAGGGATTTTTGGGCATTCAATGGGGGGACATGGGGCGCTTATTTGTGCTTTGAGAAACCCGAATCAATATAAGTCGGTTTCTGCTTTTGCACCGATAGCGTCGCCGATTGCTTCTGAGTGGGGACAAAAGATTTTTGGCAGCTATTTAGGGGTAAATCAAGAGGCTTGGCGTGAGTATGATGCGAGTGAGTTGGTGTTAAGTCATCGGTATCCGGGGACTATTTTAATTGATCAAGGTACGAAGGATGATTATCTGGCTCAGTTATTGCCCCAAAAGTTTGAGGAAGCCTGTAAAAAAGCCGGTCAATCTCTGACATTAAGGATGCAAAAAGGTTATAATCATAGCTACTACTTTGTAGCGACCTTTATAGAAGACCACATCCGCCACCACGCCGGCATTTTAGGCTCCTAA
- a CDS encoding prohibitin family protein, whose product MKNQYGTNWQTIILGILAALVLFLGLDSYVIINPGEAGVLSILGKATDGALLEGIHVKPPFISKADVYDVTVQKFEVPAQSSTKDLQELSARFAINFRLDPTQVVEIRRKQGTLENLVSKIIAPQTQESFKIAAALRTVEEAITKRNQLKEDFDFALGQRLEKYGIIVLDTSVVDLAFSPEFARAVEEKQIAEQRAQRAVYIAQEAEQEAQADINRAQGKAEAQRLLAETLKAQGGQLVLQKEAIEAWRNGGAQMPKVLVMGGEKNNMPPFLFNLNNLQDEVGK is encoded by the coding sequence ATGAAAAACCAGTACGGGACAAATTGGCAAACGATAATTTTGGGAATTTTAGCAGCCTTGGTTCTTTTCTTGGGGTTAGATTCTTATGTGATTATTAACCCAGGGGAAGCCGGTGTGCTGAGTATTTTAGGAAAAGCAACAGACGGGGCTTTATTAGAGGGAATTCATGTGAAACCGCCGTTTATTTCTAAGGCGGATGTTTATGATGTAACGGTGCAGAAATTTGAGGTGCCGGCCCAAAGTTCAACGAAAGACTTACAGGAGTTATCGGCGAGGTTTGCCATTAACTTTCGGTTAGATCCAACGCAGGTGGTAGAAATTAGAAGAAAACAAGGCACTTTAGAAAATTTGGTCTCAAAAATAATTGCCCCACAAACACAAGAATCGTTTAAAATTGCCGCTGCTTTGAGAACGGTTGAAGAAGCAATTACAAAAAGAAATCAACTTAAAGAAGACTTTGATTTTGCTTTGGGGCAACGATTAGAAAAGTATGGGATTATTGTCTTAGATACAAGTGTGGTGGATTTAGCTTTTTCGCCAGAGTTTGCAAGAGCAGTGGAAGAAAAACAAATTGCTGAACAACGCGCACAAAGAGCGGTTTATATTGCTCAAGAGGCGGAACAAGAAGCGCAGGCGGATATTAATCGTGCTCAAGGGAAAGCGGAGGCGCAAAGGTTGCTTGCGGAAACGTTAAAGGCGCAGGGAGGACAGTTAGTTTTGCAAAAAGAAGCAATTGAGGCGTGGCGAAATGGCGGTGCTCAAATGCCAAAAGTTTTGGTGATGGGTGGTGAGAAAAATAATATGCCACCGTTTTTGTTTAATTTGAATAACCTTCAAGATGAGGTTGGTAAATAG